The Serinus canaria isolate serCan28SL12 chromosome 2, serCan2020, whole genome shotgun sequence genomic interval TTGTTCTTTCCAGTGAAAATGAACAAATGGGCTCTTAACTAATTCAATTTTAtgattaaataataaatgtttatCAACACTTTGTATTAGCATATGAGATAACTGTGTGTTATTGTGGACTAGATCTGGTAGGAGTCTGTATATCTGGCAGTCAGGGAAGTGGGGCTTTTTGTTGtgtgatttttgcttttatttttctatttaatccTTTCTCAACTTGGAAAATAAGAAGGCTGATGCTCTTTCTAATGTGTGGTATTTTATACCTCAAATATCACCCATCCCCTTGCCCTTTTAATGAATTTGTGCATGCTATGAATGCCTATGAGTCAGAGAGCAGAGGTGAACTCTGTTTGCTTCAGTTAGtgaatttaaacaaaaaacccctaaggTTATTGATTATAGCAAACACTCACCTTCTGTTTTTTTGTATAACTAATTTAGAGGTTCAAGCATTTACTCATAGAGGATTTTAAGAGAGCCTGATGCTTGGGTTCAGCATGCATGCTGTAGAGGCCAGTGATCTGAGGCAGAACCGTGACCTGTGTGTGAGGAGTGCATCCGACATTCCAGGGGAGGCATCTGCCTCCACACTGGCAATACAtagggttttggggtgtccctgtgcttACACACACTGATGGGAGTGCAGTGACATGGCCAGTCTGCACCTTGGACTGTTACCTTGGCCCTCCTTTCGGGTGAGGAGGGTGTCTGTGATATGGatgggcagcaggctgggatttAATGTGGAATAAATTAGCCATCTTCTGATGGTAAATGGTCAAGAGAGGGGTTTGTACCTTGAACTTGATTCTGATCCTCTGTTTCTGGTGGCAGTCATACACAAGAGGGAAGGGCTTTGGCCATTCAGCTGGTGGTTCgggttttgcttgcttttttcaTGTAAATGCCCAGAAAGTTTACAGCTGGTGCAGGCAGAGGATCATTGCAGTAAGAGCTACCTCCAAagaaacaaccaaccaacctaAAAAGCCACAGGGAGGAGAGCTCCTGTGTCCCTCTGCCATCCTTATGTATGTTGAGCCTGGCTCTGTGAGGGCGCAGGATTACTTGTGTTCCATTTTGTGTCTTCTGTCTCTGTTTTTGTGAGCACATTGTGATCCATAATTTAAATAAGACGCCCTTGAAAAATCTGCTAAGGATTTGTGTCATGACTGACGACAAAGGAGTTTTGTTATATTTGGAAGATGCAGTTAAATATAACGTAAAATGAAAGCCAGAAGTGAAGCAATTTTCCTTGTTTGAGGATGCTAAGCAAGAATTGGTTTCAGTTCTGCTGGTAAGGAAGAAGATGACATTGGAAGATAgttaaattctgtatttattaaGTTCTAATGAAAACTAGACCTTACATGACCATACTGCTCCTTATTACCTGATCATTGTATTTTATAATGAAAGTTATATTACTGAAAGAGCAAAGGTTAGCTTctcccctttttattttttcattatgctTTTAAACCTGTTACAAAACCTTGGAGTTCAACACGTTAAGTTCATGTGCTGTTAGGAAAATGGCACATTTTCTAGATAGAAGCTGAATCTTAAATTATTATGTACCATCAAATCATGCAGTACCTCTCCACAAATCACTGATCACATAATAATAGTATTAATTTCTGAGGGAACAGTAATGCATTAAACAGTTAAATATTCCAGGCTTTGTTCCTCATCTGGTAACACCGGCAGAAAAAATGGGATATGCCACATAGTTCATCttattttcagcagttttatAAAGgctgaaacattttatttgatgCATCACTGACTTTTGGTAAAATGAGGTGAGAAAGCTCCATTTTCTGTCAGGAGTCAACCAGAGCCCAGCCCGTTTCCACTGTCCAGTACTGAATTTCTGCTCACATTGCAGATCGATGTGAAACTGCAACCACTGAGGCTTTCTGGCATGTACAAAACATTTGTTCAGCTAGAAAATGAGTGGGGGAAAAGAGCCAGCAGTGATGTCCAGATGGGAGCCCACTGGAGTGCTGTGGAGCAGAACACCTGGTCTGAGGAATCGGGGATGTGCAGTCCATGACCACATGTGCAGGGCACCTGTGAGAGTGGGAAGTGCAGCTTTCTTGAGGACCACCACTTCCAAGATCTGGGTTCTGTAATGCTGGTGCACTGTGAGATGAGGTGATGTGGtgttagattaaaaaaaaattgcaaactGTATGCCAGTcattaatttgatatttttggAAAACAGTCAACAGTTTGTAAAATTGTTACTGTTTCTTAAATTGACTTGAGTTATTTCTAGGTACCAGAGCTCATGCATGCAGCAGTagctgcaggctgctcccaggTGAATGCTATTAGCACTGGGGAGGGCTTTCCTTCCACTGTGGAACCTGTACTGGTGGGACACTGCATGGAGAGGTTCTCCAGGTCTGTGCGTTCAGTCAGATCTCTTGATAAGATGTGAAGAGTTTTGCATTGCTTGCTTGTGGgtgttttggttgttgttttggtatttttttatgtGGGTTTGTTAGTTTTTGTTGgtgtggttttggttgttttttttttttttcctagtccAGAGTCAGTACTGACTGGGTTGTTCTGTGCAGAAATGCGAAGATAGAATAAAGTAGAATGAGGTGGAATGGTTGATGTGTGTTATGGTCTGCTGGGTAGCTTCAGAGATCACATTTGTCCATCCGCCTTGATAAAAAGTTCTGTAATTTGCAAAGTTGAAGAATTAACccattacaatttttttatcttATCATTACATTGTGATTGTTCAATCATTGGGAAAAAACCTATTTAGTTTCTTTCAAACCCTATAGCTGCTCTACCATGAGCTAGTAATACTGATGTGGGGGTTTACCACAGGAATTAACCATGGTGTCACTGTTTCTGAATAcctctttaatttaaaagcaggAGAGGTGATGTTGGGAAGAACCTTGAAGAATCACTTTGATTCAGAGTCTGtacaaataataatttacttttgtttGCCCCAGTTTGTTTtagctgtttgttttctttaaatagcCATGAATTGAGCTTTGCAACAAGGCTGCTAAGATCCTGATGACTTCAGTGAGGCTTGACATGGTCCATTACAATCTAATGTATTTATGTTAGTAAGTggtgtaattttgaaatttatcaCAGGCTCATGAATATCTTTCTTTATTCTTGTCCACTTCTCTGGAATTATTAGACATACAGGTAAAGTAGTGGCTTTAGTTACTTTGCTGGTAATTGGATTAACAATTCAATATGTAGTGCCAAGATTTCTTTTAGCTGAAAATTGGGAATAATGCTTTTCTGGATGTATCAGTTTATGAAGTGTATCCTATTGATATCCTGCTATAtaggaaatattattttaatacgTATATTAGAGCTATAattaaattttggttttttttcagtagtagTATATGATAAGGCATTAATCTGTTAATATATGCATTTTAAACTAGCTACATAAAATTACTATAGATTCCAGAAATacttcaataatttttctttcttataaaaAGTGTTAATTTTTTAGTCATTTATTGTCAATTAATAGACTGTTGTATGAGATTTGTGTAAGAGTATGTTATTACAATataatgctattaaaaaaagttGACCTGAATCTTGCTTTTGTCAGTTTTGTGacctttatatttctttttcatttaggACTATGCAGCACTGATACAGCAACAAATTAATGAGGACAAACAAAACTTGAGAGAAAAGGCTGTATATGGAATTCAgctcacagaagaaaaacttaATGACTTCCGTGATGAACAGATTGGGCAGCTGAAGGAACTGATGGACGAGACTACCAAACCTCataaaaaaatcaccatttctAAAGACTCAGAATACAAAACCtaaaagattaaaagaattattttaatgcatGTGGAAGCATTTTGAAACTGCTTTTTCCAGTTGTACTTGAATGTGGTTTCTGTGAGATAATGGACACTGCTGATGCTATAACTTGTCTGAAGTGGATGTGTTTGGCTTTCTGTGCaagaacaaatggaaaaatggaatGATCACAATTTTATGttaattgcattattttttctcctttttgttttttttctcctaatggATGTTgaagactgaaataatttggGGAAAGttatttgacatttttaaaatatggagTTATTAGTTTTGGGATTGTTTTGTAATCTTGGCACCTACAGGGCAAAACATCTTTCTGTTTGCTTATCATCCTCTTCCTTAATGGAAAAGATGCTATTAGCACTTATTTTCTGGTGAGGATTCAGTAGACAAAGGAATGGTACTGGAATGGGTTTGTTTTCATGGAAAGAAATGAGCAATATTAGAAAAGCATACTGCTGGTGAAATTGGAAGTTGGTTTCATCTTgaactttattttgaaatggactttaaaataaaagatgtaGCTCATTATTAAATTAAACTTGAATCACTCTTATGcagaaaattctgtgtttttttcaaatctaAATTCAGATTAATGTTAGTatctaaaatttttaaaaacctttcatGAATGGGTTGTGCTGTTGTTTGAATTCAAAGGTTCTTTAAAAACTTGGGATCCTGTGTTAGGCAATATTTTGTATAGGCCATAATTTGTAAATTACTCAATCACAGAAATGATCCTGTTGATAATACTGTATGACCAACATTagtaatttatttctaataGCTTAGGTCTTCAGTAAGACAGTGTGTGCTTGTTGTAACATATACTGTTGGAGCTAAAAGAAAAGGGGGTTTTATCTGTTAAGAAAAACACACACCATTCTGTGCAAAAGACAGCTTTAATTTCATCTTCCAAACCTAGTTTTATATTATTAGTTTTGTTCTATTTCTGGAACTTTCTCTGTCTGTTACTCACAGCACATTTAAGACAACAAAATTTCTTTGCTCTGGGGGAATAACAGCTTTGACAAGGAAGCACATTTCCATCTGTCTCAATTTGCAACAACATGCTGATTGCCAAAGCTGCGCTCTAGGATTCTAACAGAGTGGGGAGCAATCTGGGGAGCagcctctttctttctcctgtaCCTCTCTTCCCAGTTCTTTGATGGGACTGTAGGTTGCAGGTTGCTCATTTCTGTTAAAAGTTCACTTGCAGGATAGTGTGTGAGGAACATGTGGTTGCTTTGCTGCATTGTTGTGTTTTCTGAGACCCCTGATGAAGGAAGGAGTGATCAATCTGACTCCATGgtcttagaaggctaatttattatttaattatctatattatattaaggaatactatactaaactgtactaaagaatacagaaaggatacagacagaaagctaaaaagatactaatgaaaactcttgactccttccagagtcctgatACAGCCTGACTGTGATTGTTCATTGAGTcaaaacatttcacagcagaaaccaatggaacaatcacctgttggtaaacaatgtccaaacacattccaaagcagcaaaacacagataaatattgtttttaatttttctctgagggttctcagcttcccaggagaagaatcctgggcaaagagatttttcagaaaatatgactgtgACAGCTGCATCTTCCTCTGGCGCCCACTGCctttgctgtgtgtgcagtAGGAACATGCTGTAGCCTCAGGCACCCACTGCAAACAGGATGGAAGGGCAGAGATGACatccaggctgcagggctgttcccaggtcCTGATTCTGGTGCTTCAGGAGCATGGTTGGAGAGAAtggcagctccctcctggcctGTTCCATACCTAGGATGCCCCACTATCAAATGGCATGGGAAGCAAATGGCATGTGCATACAGGAAGCTTGAAAATTGTCTCTGATACTGCCATTCACACATTCCTAAAGTCTTGTTCTTTTTACAGtttaaaggctttaaaaatCTAATCCAACTCTGGAGTTTAGGGCATAAAGATTTATTCTGTTGCACTTCTGTCAGATGTAATCAGTAATTCCATCACTAAATCTATTTGGTTTTCATaccaaaagtaatttttgggttttgacAACAGAATTTGTTTCCAGTCCTTGATTGGTAGTAGACCTGTGCCTGCTTTCTAGTCAATATCCAAGTTGCTTCAAATTTGTTTCATATACTGTATTTCAAATACTACAAGTTTAAAGCACCTTATTTTTATCAACTCATTTAATGGAACTTGTAAGTCCAATGAAACTAGGTAAAATACTTGTTTTGCATCTGTCTACTTAGGTATGCGTCTAGGGTTTAGAGgctaaattaattaataatgaaaaattgctATTTGATATGAAAAACTTAAGCTTGTAATGAGACCTAAAGGGAGTTGGAGGTGAGGGTAAACATCTTCACACCCACAACCTCTTGTCTTGTAAATCcaacagtttttttctttcattcccaACAGTAGTTTGTATTTGGTACAGTATTTGTATTCTTGTTTTAAACAACTCTCACAAAAGCCAAAATTCCATTACAGGAATGAAGCATCTTTGAGATTGTTGGCTTTAAGACAGGCAGTGCTAATAGTAAGGTGTGCTCTGGTCTGAGCAGGGCTTATGTGAGTGGTGGGGCCCCACAGAAGCTTTGTGATGCCGACACTGCCGCGCATTAATAAAATTCTTTGATTTACAAGTGTGGTTAATGACAGTTAAGTTGAAAACAAAGAGTTGGAGTGAGCTGAATTCTAAGTAGCTGAAAAAGGCACAAGTTGAAGTCTTATCAACAAGTAAAGAATTTTCAGCAATCTCTCTCATTAAAAACTACCAGTTTTGATATGCAAAGTTATACAtcttaaaaagaacaaatgaaatgtCCTTTCAGTGTTTTGTTATGCCTGTGATGTGGATTTATGCTGTTTTTAACTGGCTGCCTGGCAAGAGCTATTAGGATGTATTTATTCcttaaaagtaaattaataaTGTAACATCTTGAAGGTAGGATTTATGAAGAAGTTTTATTCATAAGCTATTTGGACTTTAATAATAACTTTTGAAGTATTAGTACACATTAGTATTAGTAGACATTTTATTCTTCTTGAATACGTATTTATGAGACACTGACAATGCACGGATGAGTCAGTGCCAAATTTTCATTGGCTTCTAGGTAAAAATATTGGACAATTAATGAAGGAAACATggctttccctgcctgtcaTAATCTATTTTATCTTCTACTTTCTGTAGCTAAACTAATAGCAGAGGGAAGGCTGAATCTTCCAGCAGACTGATTTACCCAAGTGAGACCACAGAGACTCTGTGTACATTTGATGTAGTGTGAAAGCTGAATCACTGTGAAAAACAGATCACATTCTAGGGCAAAATAAGTCTCTATGTGCTGTCCTGCTTAACTGTTGATTTTCAGACTTCTTGGAAAGAGTTTCAAGGTAAATCCTTCCTGTCAGATGGTGGAGATGCAGGAGGGTgtaaatgcagcagcacaggtctTGCTGGGCTTGTTTGATAAACAGGATTGACTGACCCATCTACTGCTGtcctggtgctggagcaggctgggtgTGCCAAACTCACAGTGAGCAATGGTTGTATGAATTCGAAAACAAACCAATGGGACATTCCAAGGCAGAACTacaatttaataggaaaattaaaataaaggcaatAAATAGTACAGTATATTCTTTACAAATGATGAAACTGAACTactctgcttcatttttttcttctgagttaaATTACACCATTCCTGTCCAGTTCAGCTATTCCAAATTAACGTTGTCAATTGAAAGATGagcttggaaaagaaattaagggCATTTTAATGTGCAATAAGTTTTGTTTAGATGCATCTGTATTTCAGCCTGCTTTTGTCCTTctagtcacagaatcacagaaaaaccTCAGTTGGAAGTGACTCataaggatcatcaagtccagctcctggccccatacaggacagccccaaaaatcacaccatgtgcccaagagtGTTGGCCAAACACTTCTTGAAgtctgtcaggcttggtgctgtgaccacttcctggggagcctgttccagtgcccaaccaccctcggggtgaagaacctttttctaataccCAGCCTAAATCTCCCTGGCACAGTTTCATGCCAGTCCCTTAGGTCCTctcactggtcaccagagagactggccagcacagcaccagtCATGCTGTTGTTTGCTGATTTCACAGGGGGAATTTAACTCAGACTGAGAGAGGGGAAATCAACACCTCCTCCACAAACAACTCGAATGCCTAATGATGTGTGACAGACACGTCCCTGTGGTGTGGACAGGAGTgtggcacacacacagctgcacatctgcagcccctgcctgctcacgggcagcccctgcccaggagactggcagctggggaagaaagggTTTAGGAAGAACTGGCTTTACTAAAACTTAAGTCTTCCAAGCATCTCTTGTGTAAAAGTATCTTTTAGATACTTTCCTCTGGAGAGCCACTGCTGAGTGATCCATCACACAGAACTCCAAAGCCACAGCCAAGGTCTTGGTGCCAGACACTGACTCAGACTCTGGGGTCCAGTCTTCCTCAGCCTCAAAATTCCACAGTTTGTAGTGGAAAATTCAGTCTGTCCACTGCAGGGGAGAGCAGTCatggagagcagccagctccCCTGTGCTCAGGAGTGCAGCATTGCCTGTGTGCTTCATGCACTCTGCATGGCTGTGGCAGGTTCATGGCAGTAACCTGGGACAATTACTTTGATTTTGGTGCAAATATAGCAATGCAGCCCTATATTTTGTAGGGATTTAGTACAGTGTTGCCTTCCTGATCCCACAGTGGTGGAATGGTCAGAGGAAGACCAGCACTGCTTAGTGTTAACATTTTCCCTTCTCCGTTGCTTCCTTTGTCATAACAATTTGTGTTACAGCAGTGTGCTTTGCTGCATACAAGTCCTACAGAGGTAAATCCAGTACTTCCTATCTGCCCTTCCCAAGCCCTGCCTCACACCCCAAATCTCAGGAAAGCTTTTGGGTCTAATTTGGCCCACACTACTCACCCCAGTAGCCTGCTTTCAAAACTTCAATGAACAAGTAAGTTAGAACATATTTTAATCTCTTGCTGCTCTCCCAAGCCTGAGGTGAGACTATAGGATTGGAATTGTAAAACTGAGGaagggaaacatttttctttgttgctaTGGAGACTGGAGTTTATGCAGCAGtgactttttctgttttctctctcctttatCTTTGgccaaaaaaaagggaaaaggagcatGAAAATATCACGAAATATCACGGACAAAACCTCTGGGACATAAGATTACAATTTGAATGACCTCTCAGCAgaattgcaaagaaaaacaaagatgacAGGAACAAGGAGAAAAAGTCTTTGTGTGTCAAGACAAtctctttctgcagaaaaggacctAGGACCACAATGAACATAAGAGCAACCACTGGTTGCAGATTCTTTGGAGGATCCAGTGTTCCCTATCCAGAgccactgctccagccctgcagttcATGGAGCCTGGTCATGGTCAGATGCTAAGAGAACAACATGACACTTTTAACAGTAAGACCTACCCACATTTTATCTGTAATATTCATCTTTCAACAATGGGGATATGGAATCTGGGACTTTACCTCCTCCTCAATGGCTGTGGATGTGGTCTTCCCTTGGTAGTCCATCACCTGAAGGAAAATCTGCTGTAGCAACTGTATGGCAGAGTAGTAAGGAACAGACATGTCCCTGCTCATTCTGAGCCCATGATCAGTAAGGGCATGATGATAGTACAGGAAGTCTGCCCTTAAAAGACCCCAAACATATCCATGCAAAAAAGTGGAACTCTGCCAGACTAAAGGTATTTTGATGTTGTAGGATTTAAGCCCTGGAGTGGAGACAAAAATGCATCCCTGACACTGTGATCAGACAGGCTTCAGAGCATTGTGGAGAAATACCCCTTTTGGTTTATGAGCACTGAAATCCTCTTCTGAAGGAGCAAAGAGGGTGGCCATATGGCCCCATCCCTGACCTCTCAGATCCATCAGCAGCCTCTTCTGGTTGTCATGACTGGGGACATAACTGAATCCATGTGCTTTTCCACAGTGATGCATGTGTCAGTTCTGAAACAGCAGCCTAACAagtggaaatgctgcaggacAAGTAAATCAGGTGGACTTAGCTTctccattttctcttctttttcactgttcagccctgcaaagctgcagctggctgtTCTCCTGGCTGTTCCTAAACATCTGTATTGCCTCTAATtaagagcagccaggcagagggTGTACAGATGTCTCTGCTGACTGACAGTTATCAAAAGACTGGATAATGGCTTTCAGTGCTAAAAAATCACCCCAGAAATGAGATGACAGGAGACATATTGTAGGAGTTTACTAGTTTGATCCCTTATGTTGAACTGTTGTAGGATTTTTATGGGATATCAAACCAAAAGCTCACCAAAATCTATATAGTAAGTAAAACCAAGCAAGGAATATTGACCTGAATGCTAAGGGgttgatgccttgagaggctacagaggcagcagaggctagacagtgttaaaggaataaagtagatatttattaaaaaggccttcaaaggatacaccttgggcagtacaagagcctggccaagcctacacccaagatggacaatGGATCACGTTTCCACGCTTTTGTACATTTcggtccatttacatattggggttaattgtccaattacgGCTTCAagttatgaagtcccatcctcccagataGCTCACCtcaatttgctgttgtttacGCATTTTAAGCCTGAAGCTGCAACACTCTCTTTGGTTCTAGGGTTGGAAAAtgattgttttgtctaactaaactgtgaagagaatttgttaacactttatatgaagttcagagttatatattaatgcagtacagaatctggaaaatatgaaagctaaaacttaaggtGTCAGGAGTACTTGGAGCTAGAGGCAACCCTTTAAAAGCTATTCCAGTTGTTGACATCCTACAATATGTATAGTTATTTTGAAACCAATTTTTAGCAAGTTTACAGGCCAAAATATGATTCTGCTCATCTCAAAAGCTGGATAAGTTTAAAAGTTGATGTAAAAATCAGCTTCAAAGGGAAAGTAAATTAGCTCCTGAGAAAACATCTAGAGAACTGGAAAGGGGATCTCGGGGATTGTTTTAATTCAAGAGTGTCTTCAAATGCTAAGTGCAAGTTAAGAAACTGATTCTAGCTTGAAGACAGCTCTTTCctggttggacttgatgatcttggaggtcttttccaaccttaatagttctatgattctgttctttattttgCTCAGTTTAATTCATTTCTTTATTACCATAAGAACTACTTGATAAGTTAAAAATTGGAgt includes:
- the SDHAF3 gene encoding succinate dehydrogenase assembly factor 3, mitochondrial, with protein sequence MAGGARRLYRRILQLHRALPPALRDLGDRYVKEEFRRHRAAGPAEAQRFLREWEDYAALIQQQINEDKQNLREKAVYGIQLTEEKLNDFRDEQIGQLKELMDETTKPHKKITISKDSEYKT